In one Halosimplex halophilum genomic region, the following are encoded:
- a CDS encoding KaiC domain-containing protein — protein MSDDADDDWFEDALRDDEAEETDDSAADSESGNEDDAFDDWSGDDPDDREPFDEPGDDGAFADSSDGAEPGSGTDADTRGDTGGGSPFGDTGTGDESPFGDTGNSGGSAFGDVGTGGESAFGDAGSGDGGGFGGGDGGGLFDDDFADAMGGVGGGDADFEDEDFESDIPRLDLGIEGLDNMVQGGIPLRHLMVIVGGAGTGKTTFGLQFLQHGLEKDDTDRGVFITLEQTHEDIMATARERGWEFERHEAEGNLAVVDLDPVEMANSLDNIRGELPELIEDFGADRFVLDSVSLLEMMYDDVSRRRTEVFDFTQSLKEAGVTTVLTSEANEDNPYASRHGIIEYLTDAVFLLRYVRSETQETRLAVEIQKIRNANHSRETKPYEITMDGISVYEQANIF, from the coding sequence ATGAGCGACGACGCGGACGACGACTGGTTCGAGGACGCGCTCCGCGACGACGAGGCCGAGGAGACGGACGACTCCGCCGCGGACTCCGAGAGCGGTAACGAGGACGACGCGTTCGACGACTGGAGCGGCGACGACCCGGACGACCGCGAACCCTTCGACGAACCGGGCGACGACGGGGCGTTCGCCGATTCGAGCGATGGCGCGGAACCCGGTAGTGGGACCGACGCGGACACCCGCGGGGACACTGGCGGTGGGAGCCCGTTCGGCGACACCGGGACAGGCGACGAGAGCCCGTTCGGTGACACCGGGAACAGCGGTGGAAGCGCGTTCGGCGACGTGGGGACCGGCGGCGAGAGCGCGTTCGGGGACGCCGGGAGCGGCGACGGCGGTGGCTTCGGCGGCGGCGACGGCGGCGGGCTCTTCGACGACGACTTCGCCGACGCCATGGGCGGCGTGGGCGGCGGCGACGCCGACTTCGAGGACGAGGACTTCGAGTCGGACATCCCCCGCCTCGACCTGGGTATCGAGGGGCTCGACAACATGGTCCAGGGCGGGATCCCGCTGCGCCACCTCATGGTCATCGTCGGCGGCGCCGGCACCGGCAAGACCACCTTCGGCCTCCAGTTCCTCCAGCACGGGCTGGAGAAGGACGACACCGACCGCGGCGTCTTCATCACCCTCGAACAGACCCACGAGGACATCATGGCCACCGCCCGCGAGCGGGGCTGGGAGTTCGAGCGCCACGAGGCGGAGGGCAACCTCGCGGTCGTCGACCTCGACCCCGTCGAGATGGCCAACAGCCTCGACAACATCCGCGGCGAGCTCCCCGAGCTCATCGAGGATTTCGGCGCCGACCGGTTCGTCCTCGACTCCGTCTCGCTGCTGGAGATGATGTACGACGACGTCTCCCGCCGGCGCACCGAGGTCTTCGACTTCACCCAGAGCCTGAAGGAGGCCGGCGTCACGACCGTCCTCACCAGCGAGGCCAACGAGGACAACCCCTACGCCTCCCGCCACGGCATCATCGAATATCTCACCGACGCCGTCTTCCTGCTGCGATACGTCCGCTCGGAGACCCAGGAGACCCGCCTCGCCGTCGAGATCCAGAAGATACGCAACGCCAACCACTCCCGGGAGACCAAACCCTACGAGATCACCATGGACGGCATCTCGGTGTACGAGCAGGCCAATATCTTCTGA